DNA from Verrucomicrobiota bacterium:
GCAAAGTCAAGCTTAGGCCAAGGCCATTTCTGAAATGACAAATCTTCTATGCTCACCAGCACGATAGGTGATTCAGTGGGGTAATTCTGCGGGGCTCTTCTTTGAAGATAATCTAAAAGTGCTTCTTCTAGCAATAGAGTCATGTGAGATTTATAGGCAAAAATACTCGCCGCAGTCACTAAAAGAGAGAATAACAGAACAGCTAATGTCCTGAGCCTAAGAGATTTTTCATAATACTTTTCCGGCATAGATGAGCTAAAGTGCTATCACTAGCATATAAGATTTTGACGCGCCTTCTTACAATAAAAAATAATGAGTGCTTTAAAATCTGTTTGGGAAGATTGATTTTGACAGATGGTTAGAATTCTATAATGTCCGCAGAAGATACTTTGAAATATTTTCAGAGTGGTTCTTTGGAAGTTATCGTTGTTTGCAGAGCCAGGGAAAACCGTGAGACTCGGTTACAGTTGCGCTGCGGTATCGGGATACGACCCTCTACCTTGTTCAAGTAAGGGAATAGTCAGTTGATTTATCAGCGAAGGCGTGAGGGAAGGTTTTAGATTTTCTTTTGAAATGATAATGAAGGCCCGGAGTCCGAATATCTGACTGCAAATACTCGCTTGCCCTAGACTGAGTAATGCTAAGGTAAAAACTTCATCGCTAAAATGAAGAGTGAGAGACGGGATAATGGCTTAGTTGTTTGCTAATCAAAGCTTAGAGTATTTCGATCTCTTGCTATAAAATGGAGATTGAGAATGAGAAAAACGTTAAATGCCACGGCTTTGATGGTATGTCTATACGCAGGTTCATATTCACTGAATGCTGCTATCACCTTTAATGATATTGAGAGTTGGGTTGGTTCAGGTTCAAATGAAGCGGCGCTAGTTATCGATTGGAATGATGGAAAAATCCAAGAGTCCTGGATTTGGGGCTACCGCTGGGATGGACTTGCTTATGGGGCGGATATGCTTGGTGCCATAGCTGACGCTGACCCTAATTTAACTATTTCATTCGGAGGAACAGTCGAGAGTAACTTCTTCCTACTTTCAATAGATTATTTTGATGGTAGTGAAAACCATTCTGGGGTTAGTGATTTTGCTCCAGATTCCTGGGGCTATTACCTGGGAACTGGGAGTGATTTTTCTAGTGTGTTATGGGAAATATCTCCTGTAGGAGCTTCTCCAAGCCAATTCGGTGATGATTCATTCCCTGGACGTGTTTTAACAGATGGTGTTTGGGACGCTTGGAGTTTTGGCCCAACAGATCCTCAAACTTTCGATCATTTAGCCCCGCCTAATACTGAGCCACTAGCTGCGCAAATCGTTCCAGAGCCGTCAACCTATGCTCTCCTAATTTTAGGGGCTTGTGTCCTAGGAGTAATGATTAGGAAAGGCAAAAGAGTCAATGAATAAGGAGTGCCTGTGCGTTTCTTGCTTTGCTTTTTGTCTTGTACTTTCATTAACTTAAATCCGTATCTGATAGCTGGCTCTTTTGCGCCAGCTGCAGGTCAGCCTGGATCGACTGCAATTGCCGTCTCAGATAGTTCTTTCGTAGGATGGGCTACAGGCTATCAAGACTTTGTTATGGGTCCTGTCGATATATCAGACCCAGGTGGACCACTAGCAACGTTTGGACAAACGGTCAATATCTTGGGTAAGGCTGACTCAGATGGTGCAGAACATCCAGTCCTAAGTTTAGGAGATGGCGGCAGTGTGGTCTTAACATTTGATTCCTTTATCTACAATGGACCAGGTGCTGATTTCGCAGTTTTTGAAAATAGCTTCTCAGATACTTTTTTGGAGTTAGCTTACGTAGAAGTTAGCTCGAATGGCATAGACTATTTTCGCTTTCCTTCTGTCTCTGAAACTCAGACGGCCACCCAAGTGAATAGCTTTGGAGTATTAGACCCCACAGAGCTGTATAATTTTGCCGGAAAATATCGAGCGGGATTTGGCACACCCTTTGATCTTGAGGAGCTAAAAACGACAAATCCTCTATTAGATGTGGATCGCATCACCCATATTAAAATCATCGATGCAGTTGGTTCTATAGATAATTCTTACGCTACTCTGGATTCTCTTGGTAACAGAGTGAATGACCCTTGGAAAACGCCTTTTGCTTCAGGAGGATTCGATCTAGATGCAGTAGGTGTTATTCATGCGTATACCTGGCAGGTATTACAACTGCCTGATCTACCTGAAGTAGATGGCATTAATGTACTATTTCGCTCACCTAAATTTGATCACTTAATGGATGGGAGATTTCTTTATGGGCATCTTTCAGAATTATTTGCGCAAGATACTTGGGGAGAAGCCGGAATGACTCAATATGCCAATGGTCCATCATACGATCCTGCATTTATTGCCGTGAAAGATGATACAAGTGCACTCATTGGGGCAGGTGGTACCTTTGGCCAGGCCAGTGAAGTGACTGCATTCAATCCATCAGATAATATAAATCCTTCTTATTCTGCATTAGCTGGTTTGCAGAATTTTGATGGGGTTTATTGGAAGTCTTCGCTCTCATCTGCGGAAGGTTGGCTTATTGCTGGTACCAATGGTTCCTCTGGCCAGCACGCACTCAGTTATATATCACTAGATGGGCTTACGGCTAAAGTAGTAATAGATTCTATATCTACCTTTAGTAGCGGAATAGCCACGGACCATGATGGAAATGTCTATGTGTCTACCTTTGAGCTGTCACAAACGAAAGATGCTGTATACCGCTTTTCCACTAGCCAAATGGAATCAGCAATCACAGGTGCGGCACTAGTTCTTAGTGATGGAGTTTTTCAGGTTGATTTTACCAGTGCTGGTTCTCTCGCGGTAGATGGGCAAGGTCGCATATGGGCGGGAGGATTTAAAGCAGATGGATTTGTTGAAGTCTACGAGCCCAAAACTGGAGGTTTAGTTGAAATTGCCCCTGAGCACCCGGTCATAGCTGGCGCGGGCTCTGTGATGTATCAAATACAGATCTTTAGTAGAGCAAATGAAGAGTATATAGCCTTTTTAGCTCGGGATGCATTCGATGTCTCTGAAGAAATCTACTATGTCTATGCCAATGTCGACGCTATATTGCCGTCTACTATCACAACATGGCAACGATGGATTTTTGGTGACGATGTGGATAACCCTTCCTTGGAGGCAACTCTGTGGGGTAATGATGCAAATCCAGATGGTGACGATTGGACAAATCTTGAAGAATATGCATTTTGTTTGGATCCTCAGGAGGTAGATGGAAGTAATCTGATTGGTTACCAATTAACTACTGATAGCTTTAGGATTTCCTTTCCTAGGCGATATCGAACCAATGATTTAAGAATGGACGTAGAGGTATCCAATGACTTGCTACCTGGCAGCTGGGATGTAATTGCAAGAAGTGAGCGAGGTAACCCTATGCAGTCTATAGGAACT
Protein-coding regions in this window:
- a CDS encoding PEP-CTERM sorting domain-containing protein: MRKTLNATALMVCLYAGSYSLNAAITFNDIESWVGSGSNEAALVIDWNDGKIQESWIWGYRWDGLAYGADMLGAIADADPNLTISFGGTVESNFFLLSIDYFDGSENHSGVSDFAPDSWGYYLGTGSDFSSVLWEISPVGASPSQFGDDSFPGRVLTDGVWDAWSFGPTDPQTFDHLAPPNTEPLAAQIVPEPSTYALLILGACVLGVMIRKGKRVNE